The segment CCTAATTAACCATAAAACTATAGATATATGTCTAACTATGCATGATGATCTCAACTAAACTATGCAAATTAGAACATAGTGAACTGTCTGGATGCAAATAGAGATAATTGTATCACTTCAAATGGCCCGAGTTTTATATTAATGACACCGATTAAGAAGTGTAGTCGAAAACACCTCTACTCGACTTCGATTATTTTAGTCATCCTATAGTTACAACTCAGTTAACTCAAAATCTATTTAAGAGTTGACATGGAACTTCTCATTATGTGCTCTCGTATTTTATGGAGTTTGGCTGCAACCACATGTTCACATGTCAAAATGGAAAAAAACAAGTTTGTTTAACAATGTCTCTTATCAAAAATAGCATAACTCTTAATTAATTAAGCAACATGCAATTGATATCACCCTTCACGTACTTGTGACTTGGTGTGCATTATTGTGACTTGAAAAGGTAGAAGACTACTTGTTTTAGCAAAACAACTTCTCTTATGCCATTAGTTTAACATGGTTTTGAAACTAGTCTTAAAAcattttttcaactttttaaatGTCTAGAAAGACTCTTTTAGACCCAAATTGGTTTAAATAAGTGAGTTAATTGTTATGAATGAAACTCATATAAAGAACAACTTATTAGTTGCCTTAGAAAAAGACCAAAAAATAAACTTGCTTTATTATTCACAATGCACTTAAAAATAAACCTCATAGCATTTATACTTTCATATGTGTATATAATTACTCAAATGTATACATATGGGCATAGTAATACTAATATGATTCTCTAGACTGTAAACTACCATTCTCATTCCAAATATTTTCCTAAATAGATGGAAGCCATATTTTCCTTTCTCTTCTTGTGTTTATGGTTTGGTATATTCTATTATGTTCTCTAAAAGCAAAAAGTGCAAATAGGTCTATTTAAATGGTTAATTATTTGGCTAAATTTGTCTCATATTATTGAATGTTAAAATTAGTCAATCTCATGCCTATCAAGGACTAATGCATATGTTTTGATGatcttcattgatgtcaagaaaataATATATACATGAGTAATAGTTATCAAGAGTAACAATTACGTAGCAAATAAAAGAACTTTTACATGAAAAACTGTATAACAATGTAACCAATGTTACTTAGTTATGCAAACATTACCCTCTATTACATTATTCCTATAAAAGAACCATCGAGACCTATAAAAAAAAAACCTTCCCAAGGTCCCCCCCTTAAGGCCTACACAACAAAATTGTTGATTACGTAAAACAAATGTATATTTTttagaagatatggtgaaatgctCCCTACACTGTTGCTTGGGTTCATCTTGACTCCACCTCCCCTCGATGTTGTTAGTATGCATGCACTTATTTGATCAGGTGTGATTGTGAAATCTATGGAGTTCATGGTTCTCATTCCTATTGCCCCTTAGATTTCCATGGATTCTACTACTTGTGGAAGATGGTCCTAGCCTCTCCATTTGCCATCTCCCAAGCAACACACTGATTGGCTATACATTGACAAATTTCCTCATCTACAAATCGCCAATTCCCCAATCTATACTTGACAATGTTTTTGAGTAGAATGATAATGACACTAATGCTCTCACTAGATGTGAGTCGATTGATGATGGTGCCGCTAGTGATATTTGGGGGAagcaacatgattgctatcctccTCTCCCATTCAACGTAGCTTTATTTCCTTAGTTTTTTTCTATAAACTTGACCATTGATATTTAATACTTTTGTTAGGCTTTGTCAATATACCATCTTCCGTTGTACTCTTAATTatgaatatttaaatatttccctattattaatataaaatttaattaaacaaaatattcaataaaaaaattatccTTCACTATTCTTATTctaattttattataaaatttaaattaaattttattttataaaaccATTTCTTATAATCCACTTAAATAATTGATAAATACTTATTAATTCTTTTAAAGTTCCCACCATAATCTATCAAACTCAGTCAGCATTAATGCATTACTACACATTAGCGGTGAAAGTAGATATTTAATCGCATCGTACAAGACAGATATGACTTATTGTGTGGCGCATGGCTATCCCCACGGATGAAAATTTATAGTTTTAGGTAAAATGCATCACTCAAATTTACTCACTTTAATGACCGAGGACGCTATATAGTTGAGATGTATCAAATAATCACACAGAGAATCTCTAGACTGTAAACCGTCATTGCGATTCCAAACATTCTGAGGAATGGATGGCAGCCAGCCTTTTTTTGCTCTTGTTGTGTTTATAGTTTGCTATTTTCTTCTGTCTTCTCTGAAAGGGAAAACTGCGAACAGGTCCTACAAGGGTCCTGCTATTTATCCCATAGTAGGCTCAGCCTACGAGATCGCTACAAATCGCAATAGGTTTCTGGAATGGCTAACAGAAACACTCCAAAAAATGCCAACGAAAACCTTTGTGACCAAACGACCCGGTGGAACTATGGATGTCTGTACTGCAGATCCTGCAAACGTGGAGTATATGCTCATAACCAACTTCGAAAACTATCCGAAAGGAGAACGTTTCACCTTTCTTCTCCATGATTTCTTGGGTCGAGGCTTCTTCAATGCCGATGGAGAGCTGTGGAAGATGCAGAGGAAGACCGCCAGCTATGAGTTCAATACCAAGTCTCTCAGAAGCTTCGTGGTGGAGACTGTGCAGTGGGAGATTCGGAACCGGTTGGTGCCAGTGCTGTCAAGCGCATCTAAAACAGGCAGGTCTTTAGATTTGCAAGATGTTTTGCAAAGGTTTGGATTTGACAATATCTGCAGGGTTGCTTTTGGGGTGGATACCGCCTGCCTACTCCCCTCAATGCCCACTTCACCATTTGCCGAAGCTTTTCACGATGCCACAGATCTTAGCGCCGGGAGGTTCATGTATGCTGTTCCCTTTCTCTGGAGAGTCAAGCGCATGCTTAACATCGGCTCTGAAAAGCGCCTACGCAGAGCACTCAAAGTAGTCGATGAATTTGCTTCGGAAGTGGTAAGTTCTAGAAGGAAGCAGATCTCAGTGGAATGCCTTGAAAGAAATGATCTGCTTTCAAGGTTCATAGCAGTTCTCATAGATAATTCAAATCGGTTCGACAAGGAGGTTTATTTCGAAGATGATAAAAAATTGAGTGGTACGATAGATACTTTTTTGAAGGAAATGGTGGTGAGCTTTTTTTTGGCAGGCAGGGATAGTACTTCCGTTGCTCTAACATGGTTTTTCTGGCTGCTGACTTGTTACCCAAGGGTGGAGGAAAGCATTCACTCTGAAATCTTACAGATCTTGGCTAAGAGATTGCAGCCCACAACAGCTGATGAAGAAGGGATTAGTTTCagttttgaagaatttaaggataTGCAATATCTGCATGCTGCTCTGTGCGAGTCAATGAGACTTTACCCTCCTGTGCCTGTGGATACTAAATATGTCTCCAGAGATGATGTTTTACCAGATGGGACTTGTGTGAAGAAAGGATGGAATTTGAGTTACAGTAGTTATGCGATGGGCAGGATGGAAAATATTTGGGGTAGTGATTGTTTGCAGTTCAAGCCTGAGAGATGGTTAGAAAACGGGGAATTTGTGGGAGAAAACCCGTGTAAGTTTCCAGTATTTCATGCTGGGCCTCGAGTATGTCTGGGTAAAGAGATGGCATTCATACAGATGAAATCAGTGGTGGCTTCTATCATGCATGGATTCAGAATTAAGGTAGCAGATGGGATTAGGTGTCCCGACTATGTGCTTTCTCTGACAATGCGCATGAGAGGAGGGCTACCTGTTACAGTAGCATGTCGCTGACGTACCTAGTCCAGTCTGTTATTAAGAAATGTTTAGTGAAGGTACCAACTAGTAGGTTGGATGTACTGGTTAATTTTTTTGAAGGACTGTGTACTCTAGACTTCTTAAGTTATGATTATGAGTAATTAATTGTAGAAAATTATAGGGCATAAAATGATATTTTCGATAAGTCTTATCTTTAAATAATGAcatattattgaattatttgttagATAAATAgtgttaaatttttattattttcatgtatatattgattATCAATTAATGTATAAATAATTAGGTTGGATGTATGGTTAAATAAGTGTTACATAGCGGTGACTAATTATGTTTATAACATTATAATAATGTTTTTTGTTTAGCAATGAAAAGATAATATAAATGTCAAGTTGATTTTAAGTAATGAGGTTTAACATATACAATAGACATCCAAATAGGAGTGGAAAATAAATAGGACTACTTTGTTTTGTTGATTCTATTATATTTAGCATAAAATAGTTTATGTAGTGATATGCTTttacaacaagaagaaaaagaaatgatctttttacttttaaatttacaatgttaataatttaataattatcttACAACATATTGTCAAACTTGTGAATATTATATTATAGGAAAAATATAGTATATttgaaatcattttaaataataaatagttTTTCAAATTTAGAAAAGATTTAGTTATAATGATAACAAGAAAGAGCAAGTAGATTAAATTTTttcttaatattaaattatatttacacTTCAAATCTAATAAACCTAATAAACTAATATATATAGACTCTTTCATGAAAatgttaaataatatatttaaattattgatTAATTACATAAAGATCATTATATATAGTGATACTAGAATTACCATTTCATGAATATGCTAAGTTAAAAGAACACAAGGAATTGAAACATGACAACTACTATCAAATGTATTCATTAAGAGGTTATTCCTTACTAAATGTGAAGAATATGGACTTGCATATGAAATAATTTATAATTGTTTAAAAAACAATTTTTATATGATAGGAATTTGAAACATTTAAAATAAATgtcaattataaatatatattatatatttatatgtataaatGAAAACTAGATATTACAATCCAAGACATCTACCATTAAAACAAGAGTTGTAGAGTAGCAAAATTCCTACCCAAATAGTGGCATAAtgcttttgtttttgtttgattgAGGTTTGGACTTGCCATGTAATCTCTATATTATTAAATGCAAAGCTCCAATCATCCAACTGAAAGTCTTCATGCCTTCATTATGCTCTCTTTGATGTGCTACTGTCTAGAAAAACAATGCCATCATGAAAATTATCTAGAATAGGAAGGAGGTGACAGATTAATTTgaattatgaaaattttgaaatgttgtatATGAATTTGATACCATTTTGTCAAACTCAAATGTTCTGATAGATTTTAGTAAAAAGTAATAAATCTAGGACTAATGACCCTATACTTGTTCTATTATTGAAAGAACACTGAAAGACAAAATCGAGTCTTGACTAAAAACAAGGAGAAAATTTTATAAATTCTTAAATGACTATATTTAAACACTGTATAAAGTATATGTTGGTTGCTATTAACAGTTATAGCCCAAACTACATCCCTCTGccttttttcttttatcattcccACAAACATAAAAGAGACCTTAAAAGGCCCAAATGTTTTTCAAAAGCAACATAAGTAGATTTTTTCCACAGATCTACCCTTATCTTCTTCCAGTTGCACTCATCACATGAAGGTCTAGTCAAGGCAAAGATGAGCCGAGTTgtacataacataaaataaaagcTAAACATCTACAACAACACTAGCATGAAAAACACATACAAGTGAGCACATGTCTACATTACTAGCTTTTGTACAGGCATTGAGTTCCAAATCCAAATGATACAGATTCAACTACAAGCTAGGCGAGCTTGTGTAATATGACTGTTCAACTTAATGTTCTACACAAAAAATTGAAGTAATCATGAAAAACAATTCAATGGCTTTGGATTACAAAATGCTAGATGAAATACAATTGAACAAATACAACTCAACAACATTGAACTCATTTCCTCATCAACCTTAGTCGGAAAGAAAACAAACTATATCATAAATGATATTGTATTCAAAATTGATATAAACCtagaaaatcataatttttttgccCAACACCAAAATCTTGAGATGGTATTCATGTCATTTCTGATAACTTCCAATATAACAATATTTAATTAGAGTCAAATTTTAATGCAAGGTAGTTTTTTGTCAAATCTAACCACCATAACATCTTGTAATGCATAAATACTACTTTTGGAAATTGTTTTAGTGGAACACTTAGATTCTTGACTCCAGTCATTGAGGGATCATCAAGAGCTTGATCACTCTGTAGAATGAAATGCATATGTGCAAATGCTATATTACACAAATCTACTACTTATAGACAATTAGGTTTTCTGCTAATGCCCAATGTCTCACAAATCCAAAAGATCCCACATGAATGCATGCCAATTATGAAGTGCAAATTAgatgatgtagatattgatacaaTCTATGCCAGTGTTGGTCTTCGTACCATCCTACAGGTAATAAATACTCATTAGTAATGCGCTAAGTTTGATATAGTGTATTTGCAGAAAGAGGGCATTTTGGATTAGAAAACAATTTAAATGTTctaaacaattttaaaataattcttaattttttaattgaaacaTATGGAATTGACATCTCATAAATTAATGCAACCTAAGGATATCAATCATCCATTGCAACATTGGCAAATGAATATGTTATGCTACAATCCTGATAAGAGAGTTGTACACTTGGATTTTATCactttgttgcaaaaaaaaaagaaaaaaatattttaaagtgtAAGTATGTGATCTAGATTTATTATAGAAAAATGAGTGATTTCAGAAATGAGAAACATATTACAGAAAGAAAAACAAACATAACTAGCTAGATATAGAAAAAAGATGCAGAAGTACCtggatttgaaaataggagaagcaATTGCCAAGCACGCGTGTTAGGAACTTAATTTGAATATGTGTCTAAAACAACACAAGGaaatttgataagaaaatcaaaatacaaaatgcaTTACTATAGGGTTCATAGAAGACAAGGGAAGGAGTCATGAACATGACAGATCACCACAAGGAAAGAATGATATATAACAACACGTAAAAGGGACAGTCAAACTATGACTCTTAAAGAGTAAAGAGAAATGATCCAAGACTTATGGATATTTTCATATGAGCAATCATGCTAATATTGAAATTCCAAAAGATAGCAAGAACACAATTAAGATAGTCTACTTATAAGGAGTAATGAGGCCATGAAATATAGAGATGAAGGGTATTTCTTTAAAACCATGAATGTAATGAAAATCCCTAATGACAAGATGGGAAAGACACAAGTTTGTAACAGTCCTCATTGAAAGAATAGTCATGAAATGCAATGGAACTTCCAAACCATATAATATCAAGAGAGATCATCATAATCACAATTATGGTCATGCAAATAACAATCAATGTAGTCAACTCATGGTTCTATTTGGATCTTCTGGATCACAAGTAATTATAAAAAGAATTCATGATGGTGCAAgttgattcttgaaaagataagagcCCTATATATATCATATAGTTGAGGAAAT is part of the Cryptomeria japonica chromosome 10, Sugi_1.0, whole genome shotgun sequence genome and harbors:
- the LOC131076145 gene encoding cytochrome P450 94A2, producing MDGSQPFFALVVFIVCYFLLSSLKGKTANRSYKGPAIYPIVGSAYEIATNRNRFLEWLTETLQKMPTKTFVTKRPGGTMDVCTADPANVEYMLITNFENYPKGERFTFLLHDFLGRGFFNADGELWKMQRKTASYEFNTKSLRSFVVETVQWEIRNRLVPVLSSASKTGRSLDLQDVLQRFGFDNICRVAFGVDTACLLPSMPTSPFAEAFHDATDLSAGRFMYAVPFLWRVKRMLNIGSEKRLRRALKVVDEFASEVVSSRRKQISVECLERNDLLSRFIAVLIDNSNRFDKEVYFEDDKKLSGTIDTFLKEMVVSFFLAGRDSTSVALTWFFWLLTCYPRVEESIHSEILQILAKRLQPTTADEEGISFSFEEFKDMQYLHAALCESMRLYPPVPVDTKYVSRDDVLPDGTCVKKGWNLSYSSYAMGRMENIWGSDCLQFKPERWLENGEFVGENPCKFPVFHAGPRVCLGKEMAFIQMKSVVASIMHGFRIKVADGIRCPDYVLSLTMRMRGGLPVTVACR